A single Bacteroides sp. DNA region contains:
- a CDS encoding four helix bundle protein: MKAYQGFKDLIVYQKAFDLSIRIFKISRSFPKEELYSLTDQIRRASRSIGANIAESWPKRRYVKSFVAKLIDAQSEACETIHWLDEVLALDYIAQEDHQELMALDLEIQRMLDAMITYPEKFCHKMEN; this comes from the coding sequence ATGAAAGCATATCAGGGTTTTAAAGATTTGATCGTGTATCAGAAGGCATTCGATCTTTCCATCAGGATCTTTAAGATATCAAGGTCCTTTCCAAAAGAGGAACTGTATTCCTTAACCGACCAAATTCGTAGGGCTTCAAGGTCAATTGGGGCAAACATTGCAGAAAGCTGGCCCAAAAGAAGATATGTTAAATCCTTTGTAGCAAAACTTATTGACGCCCAGTCAGAAGCCTGTGAGACCATTCACTGGCTTGATGAAGTTCTGGCCCTGGATTACATTGCTCAGGAAGATCATCAGGAACTAATGGCCCTGGACCTTGAAATACAACGAATGCTCGATGCCATGATCACCTATCCAGAGAAATTCTGCCATAAAATGGAAAATTAA
- a CDS encoding exosortase/archaeosortase family protein, producing MLPKHLHPLKDILLFLALLFSFHFIYLGWSQGLEFWLIERQVLGLFEWVANGLLKQSVWVLQALGVDVVLVDQTIYANNYEAYVSVVPECTTLKQWMHWIVIMVFFPGPWKHKLWYIPLGIMVIHLINIVRITGLTLIQFPFPNGFHFFHDYFFKTLFYAVIFLMWAFWNEKVRSKK from the coding sequence ATGCTCCCAAAACACCTCCACCCCTTAAAAGACATCCTCCTCTTCCTCGCCCTGCTCTTCTCCTTTCACTTCATCTACCTGGGCTGGTCGCAGGGGCTGGAGTTCTGGCTCATTGAAAGGCAGGTGCTGGGGCTGTTTGAGTGGGTGGCCAATGGCTTGCTGAAGCAGAGTGTGTGGGTGCTGCAGGCGCTGGGGGTGGATGTGGTGCTGGTCGATCAGACCATCTACGCCAACAATTATGAGGCCTATGTGTCGGTAGTCCCCGAGTGCACCACCCTGAAGCAGTGGATGCACTGGATCGTGATCATGGTGTTCTTCCCTGGCCCCTGGAAGCATAAGTTGTGGTACATCCCCCTGGGCATCATGGTCATCCACCTCATCAACATCGTCCGCATCACCGGCCTCACCCTCATACAGTTTCCCTTCCCCAATGGCTTTCATTTCTTCCACGACTACTTCTTCAAAACCCTGTTCTATGCCGTGATCTTTCTGATGTGGGCGTTTTGGAACGAAAAAGTAAGAAGTAAAAAGTAA